A genomic stretch from Helianthus annuus cultivar XRQ/B chromosome 1, HanXRQr2.0-SUNRISE, whole genome shotgun sequence includes:
- the LOC110897323 gene encoding histidine--tRNA ligase, cytoplasmic-like produces MFTKKDVAAIGVSLGIERVFAIMEENQKEGNQVVRASETQVLVSILGDGLSLAAKLVSMCWDAKLKAEFLVNKRLNKHFDRAKEFGIPWMVIVGEQEIKKGTVKLKNKDANVEKECATSNFVDELIGLMNNQVFSSIRIMK; encoded by the exons ATGTTTACTAAAAAAGACGTTGCTGCAATCGGTGTCAGTCTGGGAATAGAACGTGTATTCGCAATAATGGAAGAAAACCAAAAAGAAGGGAATCAG GTTGTTCGAGCCAGTGAGACACAAGTGTTAGTGAGCATCTTAGGGGATGGCTTGTCGTTAGCAGCTAAACTGGTGAGCATGTGTTGGGATGCAAAACTGAAGGCGGAGTTCCTGGTGAATAAAAGGTTGAACAAGCACTTTGACCGTGCGAAAGAATTCGGAATCCCTTGGATGGTGATTGTAGGTGAACAAGAAATCAAAAAAGGAACCGTCAAGTTGAAAAACAAGGATGCCAATGTTGAGAAAGAGTGCGCTACAAGCAATTTTGTTGACGAGCTCATCGGACTTATGAACAACCAGGTATTTAGCTCAATAAGGATAATGAAGTAA